A single region of the Vicia villosa cultivar HV-30 ecotype Madison, WI linkage group LG4, Vvil1.0, whole genome shotgun sequence genome encodes:
- the LOC131596755 gene encoding uncharacterized protein LOC131596755, protein MSKTGSIVSNRDIDYGGNPKQTGGIKGWTDPSLAGSSREDRTDAGRFAVMVDEIWKNRNNIVWNDTREEATKIGFLAYFNWHDWFLARDGDRVQGPPPPSAWSAPNEGKLKYNVDAGYNNSLGSTKRGWCVRNNVGNFIVAGVAWDYGILPTIVAEAMALKKAI, encoded by the exons ATGAGCAAAACGGGATCTATAGTGTCAAATCGGGATATAGATTATGGAGGAAATCCCAAGCAAACCGGTGGAATAAAAGGGTGGACG GATCCAAGTTTGGCAGGCAGCAG TAGAGAGGATAGAACAGATGCCGGTAGATTTGCTGTGATGGTGGATGAAATTTGGAAGAATAGGAATAATATTGTTTGGAATGATACACGAGAAGAGGCTACAAAAATCGGTTTCCTGGCCTATTTCAATTGGCATGATTGGTTCTTAGCTAGAGATGGTGACAGGGTCCAGGGGCCTCCACCACCTAGTGCTTGGTCGGCGCCAAATGAAGGGAAGTTAAAGTATAATGTGGACGCAGGTTATAATAATAGCTTGGGCTCAACTAAAAGAGGGTGGTGTGTAAGAAACAATGTTGGAAACTTTATTGTTGCAGGAGTAGCTTGGGATTACGGTATCTTACCCACTATTGTAGCGGAAGCCATGGCTTTGAAAAAAGCTATTTGA
- the LOC131598798 gene encoding uncharacterized protein LOC131598798: protein MGGHLLRKTKTTPASEVHFRKRVFLKKLTYFGSSFPKQLFRKFTSEILRFLQIYQNTPPPPIIYPKSKQKVAEAKICANRIPKLHQGSNHTAKQHSKALNPNTLNMSDNQQARRTASSKEGAKGRKSSSKKEVKEVKEVKEVKEVKEKKKLLTGSASRPLGVHGSDAQAQPSGVINADGSDNEWDEDWYNYLHSEEFARREE, encoded by the exons atgggtggtcacctcctgcgaaaaaccaaaactacccctgcttcggaagttcatttccgaaagcgtgtttttttaaaaaaattgacttacttcggaagttcatttccgaaacaattatttcggaagttcacttccgaaatactgcgatttctgcagatttatcaaaacactccccctcccccaatcatttaccctaaatcaaaacaaaaagtggcagaggcgaaaatttgtgcaaacagaattccaaagctgcatcaaggctccaatcacactgctaaacaacattcaaaagccctcaatcctaacacttt gaacatgtcagacaaccaacaagcacgcaggactgcgtcttctaaagagggcgctaagggaagaaagagttcttcaaagaaggaggtgaaagaggtgaaggaggtgaaggaggtgaaggaggtgaaggagaagaagaagcttttgactggttctgcttctcgtcccctgggagtccatggctcggacgcgcaggctcagccttcaggcgtgatcaacgctgatggttctgataatgagtgggatgaagattggtataattatcttcattcggaggagttcgctcgtcgagaagaataa